One window from the genome of Bacillus weihaiensis encodes:
- a CDS encoding YwmB family TATA-box binding protein — protein sequence MRKKEWIMAVVILFLGLSMVNNIGAQGNDSKLELISSALEKRNIEVSEWSLYSKKNIEKKSISEVKQMTSQYRQYTWTFMKENDVFKAVGIRNDEEKAVTEKFQIITTLTNHHSQTYMLFEVLGTKEIDNWNAMSEAIHAQIFDIFQEDSAIYACMMGTVSDKMKDSLINETDIILGLFQAEPVEELTEENFLSISAETPLWEDFIPTNDDKMNMQIALRTDGLGGKTTVVIGTPIITSEY from the coding sequence ATGAGAAAAAAAGAATGGATAATGGCTGTCGTTATTTTATTTCTAGGATTAAGTATGGTAAACAATATAGGGGCACAAGGGAACGATTCGAAGCTTGAGCTTATATCAAGTGCTTTGGAAAAACGAAACATTGAAGTTTCTGAATGGTCCTTATATTCAAAAAAGAATATTGAAAAAAAATCAATCTCTGAAGTGAAACAAATGACAAGTCAGTATCGTCAATATACATGGACTTTTATGAAAGAGAATGATGTGTTTAAAGCAGTCGGTATACGTAATGATGAAGAAAAAGCTGTTACCGAAAAGTTTCAAATCATTACTACCCTCACAAACCACCATTCACAAACGTATATGTTATTTGAGGTATTGGGGACGAAAGAGATTGATAATTGGAATGCGATGTCAGAAGCAATCCATGCGCAAATATTCGACATATTTCAAGAAGATTCTGCAATATATGCTTGTATGATGGGTACAGTAAGTGATAAGATGAAAGATAGTTTAATTAATGAAACCGATATTATTTTAGGACTTTTTCAAGCTGAGCCTGTGGAAGAATTAACAGAAGAAAACTTCCTCTCAATATCAGCTGAAACCCCATTATGGGAAGACTTTATTCCAACAAATGACGATAAAATGAATATGCAAATTGCATTACGTACTGACGGATTGGGCGGTAAAACTACGGTCGTTATAGGAACACCAATCATTACGTCTGAATATTAA
- the murA gene encoding UDP-N-acetylglucosamine 1-carboxyvinyltransferase, whose amino-acid sequence MDKIIVRGGRKLNGTVKVEGAKNAVLPVIAASLLASKDKSIISDVPTLSDVYTINEVLRHLGADVHFENNQVIVDASKELSTEAPFEYVRKMRASVLVMGALLARNGSARVALPGGCAIGSRPIDQHLKGFEAMGATIQVGNGFIEAQVEGRLKGAKIYLDFPSVGATENIIMAASLAEGTTVIENVAKEPEIVDLANYINAMGGKIRGAGTGTIRIEGVEALNGAHHTIIPDRIEAGTFMVAAAITQGNVLVQGAVPEHLTSLIAKMEEMGVEIIEEKDGLRVIGPETLKSIDLKTMPHPGFPTDMQSQMMALLLRANGTSMITETVFENRFMHVEEFRRMNGNIKIEGRSVIINGPVSLQGAEVAATDLRAGAALILAGLCADGHTRVTELKHLDRGYVGFHQKLAGIGADIERVTEETEKTSTDQQQQAAVSD is encoded by the coding sequence TTGGATAAAATCATCGTCCGCGGCGGTCGTAAGTTAAACGGTACTGTGAAAGTTGAAGGAGCAAAAAATGCCGTTTTGCCAGTTATCGCTGCATCATTGTTAGCAAGTAAAGATAAAAGTATTATAAGTGATGTACCTACGCTCTCCGATGTGTATACAATTAATGAAGTTCTTCGCCACTTAGGCGCAGATGTCCATTTTGAAAATAATCAAGTAATTGTAGATGCATCAAAAGAGCTGTCAACAGAAGCACCATTTGAATATGTAAGAAAAATGCGTGCATCTGTATTAGTAATGGGAGCTTTATTAGCACGTAATGGTTCTGCACGAGTTGCATTACCAGGTGGATGTGCTATTGGTTCTCGTCCTATTGATCAACATCTTAAAGGCTTTGAAGCAATGGGTGCAACAATTCAGGTCGGTAACGGCTTTATTGAAGCACAGGTAGAAGGAAGATTAAAGGGTGCTAAGATTTATTTAGACTTCCCAAGTGTTGGCGCAACAGAAAATATTATCATGGCAGCATCATTAGCTGAGGGAACGACTGTTATTGAGAATGTTGCAAAAGAACCTGAGATTGTGGATTTAGCAAACTATATCAACGCTATGGGTGGAAAAATCCGTGGTGCTGGTACTGGAACAATTCGTATTGAAGGTGTAGAAGCATTAAATGGTGCACATCATACGATTATTCCTGACCGCATTGAAGCAGGAACATTTATGGTAGCAGCAGCCATTACGCAAGGGAATGTCCTTGTCCAAGGTGCTGTACCAGAACATTTAACGTCTCTTATTGCAAAAATGGAAGAAATGGGCGTAGAAATTATTGAGGAAAAAGATGGACTTCGTGTAATAGGACCAGAAACATTAAAATCCATTGACCTTAAAACAATGCCACATCCAGGATTCCCAACAGATATGCAATCACAAATGATGGCACTACTTCTTCGTGCAAACGGAACAAGTATGATTACAGAAACAGTTTTCGAAAATCGTTTTATGCATGTAGAAGAATTCCGTCGAATGAATGGAAATATTAAAATTGAGGGACGCTCCGTTATCATCAATGGACCAGTTTCTCTACAAGGTGCAGAAGTAGCAGCGACAGACCTTCGTGCTGGAGCAGCGTTAATTCTAGCAGGCCTTTGCGCAGATGGTCACACTCGTGTAACAGAGCTGAAGCACTTAGATAGAGGATATGTTGGCTTCCATCAGAAGTTAGCAGGCATTGGTGCAGATATTGAGCGTGTAACAGAAGAAACAGAAAAAACATCAACAGATCAGCAACAACAAGCAGCTGTATCAGATTAA
- the spoIID gene encoding stage II sporulation protein D — MNSIKPVFTVLAGLFFIILLIPTLLVTPFMDQSKGKLGEELTVAKKEVPVLAESPVDIPVYRSQLKEIENIPLEEYVVGVVASEMPADFELEALKAQALAARTYITKQMMNEKALSAPEGSIVTDTQIHQVYKNVEELKKIWGKEYEEKINKITEAVAATQGQILTYDNKPIDALFFSTSNGFTENSEAYWKEEIPYLRSVESTWDEESPKFYDQKIISVQEFEKKLGVSIEEGTVGKITELTPGKRVAKVEIGGKTFTGKDIREKLELKSSDFTWELKGDSIVIETEGYGHGVGMSQYGANFMAVDGKNYEEIVSYYYKGTEVGAAEPFLSKYTVKK, encoded by the coding sequence ATGAACTCAATTAAACCAGTTTTCACTGTCTTAGCAGGATTATTTTTTATTATTTTACTTATTCCTACGCTACTTGTTACGCCATTTATGGATCAATCAAAGGGGAAGCTAGGTGAGGAATTAACAGTTGCAAAAAAAGAAGTGCCAGTATTGGCTGAATCTCCTGTTGATATTCCTGTTTACCGATCTCAATTGAAAGAAATTGAAAATATCCCATTAGAAGAATATGTAGTGGGAGTTGTTGCTTCTGAGATGCCAGCAGACTTTGAGCTGGAAGCCTTAAAAGCACAGGCTTTAGCTGCTAGAACATATATTACGAAGCAAATGATGAATGAAAAAGCATTGAGTGCACCAGAAGGATCAATTGTTACAGATACACAAATACATCAGGTGTATAAAAATGTAGAGGAATTAAAAAAGATATGGGGCAAAGAATATGAGGAAAAAATAAATAAGATTACCGAGGCTGTTGCTGCAACTCAAGGTCAAATTCTTACATATGACAATAAGCCAATCGATGCTCTGTTTTTCTCGACAAGCAATGGGTTTACAGAGAATTCTGAAGCCTATTGGAAAGAGGAAATTCCATATTTACGAAGTGTAGAAAGTACGTGGGATGAGGAGTCGCCAAAGTTTTATGATCAAAAAATCATTTCCGTTCAAGAATTTGAGAAAAAATTAGGCGTGTCAATTGAAGAAGGGACAGTTGGAAAAATTACAGAGCTCACCCCTGGAAAAAGGGTAGCAAAGGTTGAAATTGGTGGCAAAACGTTTACTGGTAAAGATATTAGAGAAAAGCTGGAGTTAAAGTCTTCAGATTTTACTTGGGAGTTAAAGGGTGACTCGATCGTGATTGAAACAGAAGGCTATGGTCACGGAGTAGGCATGAGTCAATATGGAGCAAATTTCATGGCGGTTGATGGGAAAAATTATGAGGAAATTGTTTCATACTATTATAAAGGAACTGAGGTTGGAGCCGCGGAACCATTTTTATCGAAATATACAGTGAAAAAATAA
- a CDS encoding VanZ family protein — protein sequence MVIIVCMIFTYFLKRIKRSLLVMKKFLLTSAPLLYMGVIWTLSSFPADAIVETPFSFDDLLKESLHLIEFAILYWLIAFALKAHNKWSERASIFAAIIAILYGLTDEIHQSFVPERSATIIDFVKDTTGVLISYYVAKRIWFKRGKY from the coding sequence ATGGTTATAATAGTATGTATGATTTTTACTTATTTTTTAAAAAGGATAAAAAGGAGTCTTTTAGTGATGAAAAAATTCTTACTTACATCAGCACCACTTTTATATATGGGAGTCATTTGGACACTTTCTAGCTTTCCAGCAGATGCAATCGTTGAAACTCCCTTTTCCTTTGATGATTTACTTAAGGAATCTCTTCATTTAATTGAGTTTGCGATCCTTTATTGGCTAATTGCCTTCGCGCTTAAGGCTCACAATAAATGGAGTGAAAGAGCCAGTATTTTCGCAGCCATCATCGCCATCCTGTACGGACTAACCGATGAGATTCACCAGTCCTTTGTACCCGAACGCTCTGCGACTATCATTGATTTTGTAAAAGATACGACAGGGGTACTCATTTCGTACTATGTAGCTAAGAGAATTTGGTTTAAGAGGGGTAAATATTAA
- a CDS encoding M23 family metallopeptidase, with protein sequence MREEEKQRTSQNTKLQQFFRKRWVFPAIYLMSAAVILTAVLWYQGISNDVAEDLENNDQGENISLTNEPEAVEVNALKENFAMPAIDPDAVQVVKKFYEADASAEDQEAALVFYNNTYRMNKGIDIAREDQKEFDVVASLSGTVTKAEKDPILGFVVEIEHENEVVTVYQSLADANVQAGDKVQQNELIGKAGKNLYNEEDGIHVHFEVRQAGKAVNPLTYMDKPVTSIETAKEEAEVEEEAPAEDTEAPKEDAEQSPETDKDAEKGETEGSEQSNEPEASNHTLQS encoded by the coding sequence ATGAGAGAGGAAGAAAAGCAACGTACTTCTCAAAACACAAAATTACAACAATTTTTTAGAAAGCGTTGGGTATTTCCGGCAATTTACCTAATGAGTGCAGCAGTTATTCTTACAGCAGTTTTATGGTATCAAGGAATTAGTAACGATGTCGCAGAGGATTTAGAGAATAATGATCAAGGCGAAAATATTTCCCTGACAAATGAACCTGAAGCAGTAGAGGTTAATGCTTTAAAAGAAAACTTTGCAATGCCAGCAATTGATCCAGATGCGGTTCAAGTAGTGAAAAAGTTCTATGAGGCTGATGCATCAGCAGAAGATCAAGAAGCAGCGTTAGTATTCTATAACAATACGTACCGCATGAATAAAGGAATTGATATTGCAAGAGAAGATCAAAAAGAGTTTGATGTTGTTGCATCACTTAGTGGTACAGTGACAAAAGCTGAAAAAGATCCGATTTTAGGCTTTGTTGTTGAAATTGAACATGAGAATGAAGTTGTTACAGTATACCAATCTCTAGCAGACGCGAATGTACAAGCTGGTGATAAGGTACAACAAAACGAACTAATTGGGAAAGCGGGAAAGAATCTTTACAATGAAGAAGATGGAATCCACGTACACTTTGAAGTTCGTCAAGCAGGAAAAGCTGTAAACCCATTAACATATATGGATAAGCCGGTAACATCCATTGAAACAGCAAAAGAAGAAGCTGAAGTAGAAGAAGAAGCTCCAGCTGAAGATACAGAAGCTCCAAAGGAAGACGCTGAACAATCTCCAGAAACAGACAAAGATGCTGAAAAGGGAGAAACTGAAGGTAGTGAACAATCAAACGAGCCTGAGGCTTCTAATCATACATTACAATCGTAA
- a CDS encoding VanZ family protein: protein MKRAIKGMSFFLFLIYLATLFYLLFFSQYRQSIEGTRTYNLIPFETINRYMRSYDGFSLTDEFVGNILAFLPFGVFLPLLFPSLRRVYSVIVGTFMLSLSVECLQFYFWVGAFDVDDLLLNTVGGGLGYMFFLVLLKKVTLNHGC from the coding sequence ATGAAAAGAGCTATAAAAGGGATGTCTTTTTTTCTCTTTCTGATTTATCTAGCCACTCTATTTTATTTATTATTTTTTTCTCAATACCGTCAATCGATTGAGGGGACTCGCACCTATAATCTCATTCCCTTTGAAACAATCAATCGATATATGAGAAGCTATGACGGTTTTTCTCTAACAGATGAGTTTGTTGGAAACATTCTAGCCTTTCTTCCATTTGGGGTGTTTCTGCCTCTACTCTTCCCTTCTTTAAGAAGGGTGTATTCCGTCATAGTGGGGACTTTTATGCTTTCTCTTTCTGTGGAGTGCCTTCAGTTTTATTTTTGGGTTGGGGCTTTTGATGTTGATGATCTTCTTTTAAATACTGTAGGTGGTGGATTGGGGTATATGTTTTTCCTTGTTTTGTTAAAGAAAGTGACTCTTAACCATGGATGTTGA
- a CDS encoding DUF4212 domain-containing protein: MKKIDKKVADAYFKERTRNIVIYLLIGFVASFGVVLFAEPLSAMTINGFPFHYFMGAQGAIVIFIILLFVNAKVSDTIDKKYGIDESKNVQLSTGKSVEHS; the protein is encoded by the coding sequence ATGAAGAAAATTGATAAAAAGGTAGCAGATGCGTATTTCAAAGAGCGGACGAGAAATATTGTCATCTATTTACTCATTGGTTTTGTAGCATCCTTTGGAGTTGTGTTATTTGCGGAGCCTTTAAGCGCAATGACGATTAACGGGTTTCCTTTTCATTATTTTATGGGAGCTCAAGGGGCCATTGTTATTTTTATTATCCTATTATTTGTTAATGCGAAGGTAAGTGACACTATTGATAAAAAGTACGGAATTGATGAAAGTAAGAATGTTCAGCTAAGTACTGGAAAATCGGTCGAACATTCCTGA
- a CDS encoding sodium:solute symporter family protein: MDGQFLVSLTIILLTFALYIGIAVYNKAKETSDFYVAGRGVPPIFNGMAIGADWMSAASFIGLAGTIMLLGYDGLAYIMGWTGGYLLLTFLLAPQLRKYGRYTVPEFIGDRYNSHTARVIAAICTIIISFTYSIGQLSGSGVVIGRLFEIDAKLGTLIGVVLIAFYSAFGGMKGITWTQVAQYIILIIAYLIPVIFMSLQITGNPAPWLSYGKIVEEMGELDRQLGISEYFAPFTNGTKWQFIALMFTLLAGTAGLPHVIVRFYTVSTMKAARWSGAWALLFIGLLYLTAPAYAAFSRFILMTKVAGQKISELPDWTASWVNTGKLQIADSNSDGILQWNELMIANDIVVMATPEIANLGMFVIGLVAAGAMAAALSTAGGLMISISSSFAHDIYYRVLKPQASEKNRLAVARWSIVIATVLAGLVALNPPGAITQIVAWAFALASGTFFPALLIGVWWKRSNTYGVISGMLAGLAVTLGYIFAAKYGGFMILGIIDTGAGVFGATAAVLTNVIVSLATKPPSIQTQEEVLNLRYPEQMTYKDGEVWMD; the protein is encoded by the coding sequence TTGGACGGTCAATTTCTTGTTTCATTAACCATTATCTTACTTACATTTGCTTTGTATATAGGAATCGCGGTTTACAATAAGGCAAAGGAAACCTCAGACTTCTATGTAGCAGGCCGTGGTGTCCCACCAATTTTTAACGGGATGGCCATAGGGGCAGATTGGATGAGTGCTGCATCCTTCATTGGTTTAGCAGGAACGATCATGCTCTTAGGTTATGATGGTTTGGCTTATATTATGGGGTGGACAGGTGGATATTTGCTTTTGACGTTTTTACTAGCCCCTCAGCTACGGAAGTATGGTCGTTATACTGTTCCAGAGTTTATCGGAGATCGTTATAATAGCCATACAGCAAGGGTGATCGCTGCTATTTGTACGATTATTATTAGCTTTACGTACTCGATTGGGCAATTATCTGGTTCTGGGGTAGTTATCGGTCGTTTGTTTGAGATTGATGCCAAGCTTGGTACGCTTATTGGAGTTGTGTTAATCGCATTTTATTCAGCGTTTGGTGGAATGAAGGGGATCACCTGGACTCAGGTAGCACAATATATCATTTTAATTATTGCCTACTTGATTCCGGTCATCTTTATGTCCCTTCAAATTACAGGTAATCCAGCACCGTGGTTGTCCTACGGAAAGATCGTAGAAGAAATGGGTGAGCTTGATCGCCAGCTAGGAATCTCTGAATATTTTGCCCCATTCACGAACGGGACGAAGTGGCAGTTTATTGCTTTAATGTTTACACTTTTAGCTGGTACTGCAGGACTTCCACACGTTATTGTTCGTTTTTACACCGTTTCTACGATGAAAGCTGCAAGATGGTCTGGAGCATGGGCATTATTGTTTATTGGACTCTTATATTTAACAGCACCAGCCTATGCTGCCTTCTCACGCTTTATTTTAATGACAAAGGTAGCAGGACAGAAAATATCAGAGCTTCCAGATTGGACTGCATCCTGGGTAAATACAGGGAAGCTACAGATTGCAGATAGTAATAGTGATGGGATCTTGCAATGGAATGAATTAATGATTGCCAATGATATTGTTGTCATGGCAACGCCAGAGATTGCAAACCTCGGTATGTTTGTGATCGGTCTTGTGGCGGCAGGTGCGATGGCTGCGGCGCTTTCAACGGCTGGAGGATTAATGATTTCGATCTCTTCCTCATTTGCACATGATATCTACTATCGCGTGTTAAAGCCTCAAGCCTCTGAGAAAAACCGATTAGCAGTGGCGAGATGGTCCATTGTGATAGCAACAGTGTTGGCAGGCTTAGTTGCATTAAACCCACCAGGGGCGATTACGCAAATCGTCGCATGGGCCTTTGCGCTTGCGTCAGGAACGTTCTTCCCTGCTTTATTAATTGGAGTCTGGTGGAAACGCTCCAACACATATGGAGTCATCTCAGGTATGTTAGCGGGTCTTGCTGTCACGCTAGGCTATATTTTTGCAGCGAAATATGGTGGTTTTATGATTTTAGGTATTATTGATACAGGAGCGGGTGTCTTTGGTGCTACAGCTGCTGTCCTAACGAATGTTATCGTTTCACTAGCCACAAAGCCTCCTTCGATACAAACACAGGAAGAGGTCTTGAACCTACGATATCCTGAGCAAATGACATATAAAGATGGCGAGGTTTGGATGGATTAA
- the spoIIID gene encoding sporulation transcriptional regulator SpoIIID, whose product MHDYIKERTIKIGKYIVETKKTVRVIAKEFGVSKSTVHKDLTERLPEINPDLANEVKEILDYHKSIRHLRGGEATKLKYRKDEILEEEPVK is encoded by the coding sequence GTGCACGATTACATCAAAGAACGCACAATCAAGATTGGGAAGTATATCGTGGAGACAAAGAAAACAGTTCGCGTCATTGCGAAGGAGTTTGGTGTTTCCAAAAGTACCGTTCATAAGGATTTAACAGAAAGGTTACCTGAAATAAACCCTGATCTTGCGAATGAAGTAAAGGAAATACTTGATTATCATAAATCAATTAGGCATTTACGTGGTGGAGAAGCAACGAAACTGAAGTATAGGAAAGACGAAATTTTAGAGGAAGAACCAGTAAAGTAA
- a CDS encoding rod shape-determining protein, with protein sequence MFARDIGIDLGTANVLIHVKGKGIVLNEPSVVALDKNSGKVLAVGEEARRMVGRTPGNIVAIRPLKDGVIADFEVTEAMLKHFINKLNVKGLFSKPRMLICCPTNITSVEQKAIKEAAEKSGGKNVFLEEEPKVAAIGAGMDIFQPYGNMVVDIGGGTTDVAVLSMGDIVTASSIKMAGDKFDAEILNYIKREYKLLIGERTAEDIKINVATVFPGARYEEISIRGRDMVTGLPRTITVNSTEVESALREPVSAIVQAAKSVLERTPPELSADIIDRGVILTGGGALLNGLDQLLAEELKVPVLVAEAPMDCVAIGTGIMLDNMDKLPRKNFG encoded by the coding sequence ATGTTTGCGAGGGATATTGGTATAGATCTTGGTACTGCGAATGTACTAATCCATGTTAAAGGGAAAGGTATTGTCTTAAACGAGCCGTCTGTTGTTGCGTTAGACAAGAATTCAGGTAAGGTTCTTGCTGTTGGAGAAGAAGCTCGTCGTATGGTAGGACGTACTCCTGGGAATATTGTTGCAATTCGTCCATTAAAGGATGGAGTCATTGCTGATTTTGAAGTAACGGAAGCGATGTTAAAACATTTCATTAACAAGCTGAATGTAAAGGGTTTATTTTCTAAGCCACGTATGTTAATTTGCTGCCCAACGAATATTACGTCTGTTGAACAAAAAGCTATTAAAGAAGCAGCGGAAAAAAGCGGTGGGAAAAATGTATTCCTTGAGGAAGAACCAAAGGTAGCAGCAATTGGTGCCGGAATGGACATCTTCCAACCATATGGAAATATGGTAGTTGATATTGGCGGTGGAACGACGGATGTCGCAGTATTATCAATGGGCGATATTGTCACCGCCTCTTCAATTAAAATGGCAGGGGACAAGTTCGACGCTGAAATTTTAAATTACATTAAACGTGAATACAAGTTATTAATCGGTGAACGCACGGCTGAAGACATTAAAATTAATGTTGCAACGGTATTCCCAGGCGCACGTTATGAAGAGATTAGCATTCGTGGACGTGATATGGTGACAGGGTTACCTCGCACAATTACAGTGAATTCAACTGAAGTAGAATCAGCATTACGCGAACCAGTTTCTGCTATTGTACAAGCGGCGAAAAGTGTACTTGAACGTACTCCTCCTGAGCTTTCTGCAGATATTATTGATCGTGGAGTAATACTAACAGGCGGTGGCGCTTTGCTAAATGGCTTAGATCAACTGTTAGCAGAAGAGTTAAAAGTACCTGTACTTGTTGCGGAAGCACCTATGGATTGTGTGGCAATTGGGACTGGGATCATGTTAGATAATATGGACAAGCTACCTCGTAAAAACTTCGGATAA
- a CDS encoding flagellar hook-basal body protein, which produces MLRGLYTATAGMVTQQRRTEMLTNNMANSTTPGYKADQASVRAFPEMLLQRMDNKSPSAKNGMGYYGSTTIGPINTGAYLQEISSQFAQGSLKETGLLSDVALIEEAVPLNPETNVKGALLFAVGNAEGQERYTRNGHFTLADNGTLLSDGNAVLSTTGEPISIQTSNYQIAADGSIYNLDLPPGEQFIAQIDVRFEEDVRNLIKEGNGIYRTANEAPLPTALNDENLRYTLRQNYVENSTVDVGRTYTDMMTAYRSFEANQKVLQAYDKSMDKAVNEIGRL; this is translated from the coding sequence ATGTTAAGAGGTTTATATACTGCAACAGCAGGAATGGTAACTCAGCAAAGACGTACTGAAATGCTTACGAATAATATGGCGAACTCAACTACTCCGGGTTATAAAGCCGATCAAGCTTCTGTTCGTGCGTTTCCAGAAATGCTTTTACAGAGAATGGACAATAAATCACCATCAGCTAAAAATGGAATGGGCTATTATGGTTCAACAACGATTGGACCAATTAACACGGGCGCTTACTTACAGGAAATAAGCAGTCAGTTTGCCCAAGGTAGTCTAAAAGAAACAGGCTTATTAAGTGATGTGGCCTTAATTGAAGAAGCTGTGCCTCTTAACCCGGAAACCAATGTAAAAGGAGCACTCCTTTTTGCGGTGGGAAATGCAGAGGGACAGGAAAGATATACACGTAATGGGCACTTTACTTTAGCAGATAACGGAACCTTGCTTTCTGATGGTAACGCTGTTCTTTCTACAACAGGTGAGCCAATATCAATTCAGACAAGCAACTATCAAATAGCTGCTGATGGCTCTATATATAATCTAGATCTTCCTCCTGGAGAACAATTTATTGCTCAAATTGATGTTCGCTTTGAAGAGGATGTACGTAATTTAATTAAAGAAGGAAATGGCATCTACCGAACGGCTAATGAAGCGCCACTACCGACTGCATTAAATGATGAAAATCTTCGCTATACTTTAAGACAAAACTATGTGGAGAATTCTACAGTTGATGTAGGAAGAACCTATACAGATATGATGACTGCTTATCGTTCTTTTGAAGCGAATCAAAAAGTATTACAGGCTTATGATAAAAGTATGGATAAGGCCGTTAACGAAATTGGCCGCTTATAA
- a CDS encoding flagellar hook-basal body protein gives MLRSMITATNTMGQLQKQLDKIGHNLSNIDTQGYKRTETTFSELVRQQFNNQTNEREEVGEQRLNMEYGIRQGVGAMMNSTIAFTQGSIKQTDRALDIALTVPDQFLQIEVNGQVNYTRDGALYLSPTNDGTNRFMLSTSSGNLVLDSNQNPIVLDDNFRDITISKNGMLSTVPNNEEDVPQIFELGVVKVDRPQMLVQKGNNLYGVKDLGDAQLNEVLTFLTGDEISVQQGTLEMSNVDLSREMTDLMVSQRSYQMNAKSVTLGDQMLGLINGVR, from the coding sequence ATGTTACGTTCAATGATTACAGCGACGAATACAATGGGGCAGCTACAGAAACAGTTAGATAAAATAGGTCACAACCTATCCAACATAGATACACAAGGCTACAAACGTACTGAAACAACCTTCTCAGAGCTTGTTCGTCAACAGTTTAATAATCAAACGAATGAACGAGAAGAAGTTGGAGAACAACGTTTGAATATGGAGTACGGAATTCGTCAGGGCGTTGGAGCGATGATGAATAGTACAATTGCTTTTACTCAAGGGAGCATTAAGCAAACGGACCGTGCGCTTGATATTGCTTTAACTGTACCAGATCAATTTCTTCAAATTGAAGTAAACGGTCAAGTTAATTACACAAGAGACGGTGCACTGTATTTGTCTCCAACAAATGATGGAACAAACCGCTTTATGCTTTCTACTTCGAGCGGAAACCTTGTGTTAGATAGCAACCAAAATCCAATTGTCCTTGACGATAACTTCCGTGATATTACAATTTCAAAGAATGGTATGCTATCAACTGTTCCAAATAATGAAGAGGATGTACCACAAATTTTTGAACTGGGTGTTGTAAAAGTAGATCGTCCTCAAATGCTTGTTCAAAAAGGGAATAATCTTTATGGAGTTAAAGATCTAGGGGATGCACAACTAAATGAAGTGTTAACCTTCTTAACTGGTGATGAGATTTCTGTGCAGCAAGGTACACTAGAAATGTCGAACGTAGATTTATCAAGAGAAATGACCGATTTAATGGTTTCACAGCGTTCATACCAAATGAATGCTAAATCCGTCACATTAGGCGATCAAATGCTGGGATTAATAAACGGCGTAAGATAG
- a CDS encoding DNA-directed RNA polymerase subunit beta — protein sequence MVAKETSKAMSREEVKKSKKAKKQSKSDEQQQSQKKVRIRLVPIWLRVVLVLLLMAAATVAGLVVGYSVIGSGNPEDALNQSTWQHILDLVEKK from the coding sequence TTGGTTGCGAAAGAAACGTCTAAAGCAATGAGTCGAGAAGAAGTGAAAAAATCGAAAAAAGCCAAGAAGCAAAGTAAGAGTGATGAACAACAACAAAGTCAGAAAAAGGTTCGTATTCGTCTTGTACCTATTTGGCTACGAGTTGTTCTCGTCTTACTCTTAATGGCAGCTGCAACAGTGGCTGGACTCGTTGTTGGCTATAGTGTTATTGGAAGTGGCAATCCTGAGGATGCCCTTAACCAATCTACATGGCAGCATATTCTTGACTTAGTTGAAAAAAAGTAA